DNA from Daucus carota subsp. sativus chromosome 1, DH1 v3.0, whole genome shotgun sequence:
AGATGATAAATCTTTCGCCTGGAAATTCAATGAATGAATTATCTCTCAATGATATTGAATCAGATCAATATCATGAATAACAATATCTGAGCTATCAAATAAATTCGTCGTCGCGAATTGAATAGTATAACATAGGAAGATCTTTTATCCATACTGAATCCAAAATTACTTTTGAATACAAGATTTTCTTTTAAACTTCACATTATAAATTGAGGTTACACAAACAAAACCGGAGTCAGAAGGGGGTACTTTTTAAGTTCGAAAGTATTCTATCAGGGAAATTATGTTAAATTCATTTTATATTGTACAAAAAAgaaattacatttttttatttgcgCTTGAGAAACATAGAGTCCTCTATTCCATCGAAAAAGCGGATTCATTATCTCTTGGAATACTGACTATCGTGCTCCCAACAATTATACCAATCTACATATGCCTTTCTACTACCAACCAGTACTATTTGATACTATTTGAATTAACAAAAATTCccctattttttttgtttgatgaGAATGGAGAAACGAAAAGGGAAAGATGATTGATGTACTTATTGAATCTGTCGGGACTGACGGGGCTCGAACCCGCAGCTTCCGCCTTGACAGGGCGGTGCTCTGACCAATTGAACTACAATCCCAGGGAAATAAGAATAAGGGATCTAGCAGAAATTTTGATTCTTTTTTATTCTTATTCCTCCGTATCGGGTATTTATGAAGGACAGGGGGGTTCAGGGTATATTAGAAAATTGTTGGGCCGAGCTGGATTTGAACCAGCGTAGACACATTGCCAACGAATTTACAGTCCGTCCCCATTAACCGCTCGGGCATCGGCCCAGACTGAAGAAGAGCCCATTCGgggtttatttataatatatgattatgATATAAAAAAACTTCCCTTTGGAATACTCTACCCCCAGGGGAGGTCGAATCCCCGCTGCCTCCTTGAAAGAGAGATGTCCTAAACCGCTAGACGATGGGGGCAATCATTTTCTCCCACCGATCCATCTTAGTCTTGTGCATTCTAAGAATAGGTTCTTCAAATTGTCAATAAAGTAATATGATTATATACACGGAATCCTTCcgtttttcatcattttttaattaagaattgatatttattttatttctataataAGAAGGGCtatgaattaataaaaaaaaaaataaagtatataaataatacggAAGGTAGGATTCTTTCGGGGAGTGGTTGGTGCGtcagaaaataaaaagaaaagggGGCTCCCACTATAgaaattaagaaacaaaaaataatataagagcGATCAAGAAGTTCTCGAAATTTTGTTATTCCTAAAAGAAGTTAGTTCAGGGACAAGTAGAATCTATTCATCACATTATTCGAGGAAATTTATTGAGTATATATCTACTAGTCTACTAgagaaataaaaagatttattatattaatattcaagAATAAGCCACCAGCCACTATGAAGGTACTGCATGAACTTATGTGTATATACTTAagtataagtatataatatatatccctTTTATCCATAGAGTGACTAATTCAGGAATTGAAGCAAAAGGGCCCTTTTAACTCAGCGGTAGAGTAACGCCATGGTAAGGCGTAAGTCATCGGTTTAAATCCGATAAAGGGCTTTAGCTTTTTCAGAAAACTACAGCCGTAGTATTcatattttaagcaagaattGAGAGATTTTAACTAGAACAAACAAAGTAACCCGaagtataataaaataataggtTATCGTCCTACTGAATTCGAATTTATTAGAGTATAGGAGTTTATTTAATAGTTAGAAATTTTAACatatagtaatttattttttcagtaAATTCGAATTCAGTAGGATGATAAGTCGTCTCTGGAATCACCAaactttccttttttttttttcgttttgcTAATCAAATGCATTGTAAAGATTATAaatcaacaaaagaaaaaataagtgGACCTGACCCATTGAATCATGACTATATCCGCTATTCTGATATTAAAATTCGATAGAGGGAAAATTGGAACAAGTTaaccctttttcttttttattttcgtTTTTTGGGGCTCCGCAAGAATTTGTCGATATTTCCAATTAAATCTTATTGTTACTAGATATTCCATAAGTTATTTCGTTCCTCCATAGATAAACTTTTATTCCAAGTTACAACATAAAAGCCCTTCGTTGATTacagactttgatctttatcaagGTTCATTTCTATCTAGATAAGATTTAtaataagatttatatatttagatGTTATATCGATCAGATCGCAGCTTCATGTACCAAACATTTACATATTACTGTATCCGATATTTTTGTTCCGACAGCGTTGTGGAGAATGGATACGGGAAAAATGCTTTCATTTCCagtatctttcttttctttttttcataTTGTATtaaattgaaagaaaaaaaggaaATTCAATCTTTTTAGAATTCTAACAGAAAAAGATAGAAAAAATCCCAAATGCTTTTTTATTGCTTCGACCCGTGGAAAGATATACTCTGGAGTTTTCTATTTTTCGTAAGGTAAGGGGAGATATAACAAAGAAGACATGACACTCAAAGTAAAAAAGGGGGGGATACTGTAGTAGTTTAGTCTACATAGAAATTATAAGAATCTCTAAAGGTATTTTTTATCAATCTGATGAACAGGATCTAAGACTAAATTGAGTTGATGGAATAAGAAAGGATGAGGTCTGAGGATAAACTGGTAGCGAGAGAGGATTGCTTTTTCCTTGAACAGTTCTttccaaaaatgaatctagCGGGTTGATGAGTCATAAAAAGACAATTCATGGTTCAGATGCTTAGTAAGAATAAAAGAGAGAAGGAATAATCAAATTAAGTTCGTGTATTTACCTAGGTTAGTTTATGGGACAATAAACAATTTTTATCTTCGAAACCCATTGAAAGGGGGAGTTTACGATAAATCAAATCATACGGAAATGATCGAATCGACGGGCACCCCGAAAATGCTATGAGGTGTTCGGAAATGGTCGAAGTAGTTGAATAGGAGGATTACTATGACTATAGCCCTTGGGAAATTTACCAAAGACGAAAAAGATTTATTTGATATTATGGATGACTGGTTACGGAGGGACCGTTTCGTTTTTGTAGGATGGTCCGGTCTATTGCTCTTTCCTTGTGCCTATTTCGCTGTAGGAGGCTGGTTCACAGGTACAACCTTTGTAACTTCATGGTATACCCATGGATTGGCCAGTTCCTATTTGGAAGGCTGCAATTTCTTAACTGCCGCAGTTTCTACTCCTGCTAATAGTTTAGCACATTCTTTGTTGTTACTGTGGGGTCCTGAAGCACAAGGGGATTTTACTCGTTGGTGTCAATTAGGTGGTCTGTGGACTTTTGTTGCCCTCCATGGTGCTTTCGGACTAATAGGCTTCATGTTACGTCAATTCGAACTTGCTCGATCTGTTCAATTGCGACCTTATAATGCAATCGCGTTTTCTGGTCCAATTGCTGTTTTTGTTTCTGTATTCCTGATTTATCCACTAGGACAATCTGGTTGGTTCTTTGCGCCAAGTTTTGGTGTAGCAGCTATATTTCGATTCATCCTCTTTTTTCAAGGATTTCATAATTGGACATTAAACCCATTTCATATGATGGGAGTTGCAGGGGTATTGGGCGCTGCTTTGCTATGCGCTATTCATGGTGCTACTGTAGAAAATACTTTATTTGAAGATGGTGATGGTGCAAATACATTCCGTGCTTTTAACCCAACTCAAGCTGAAGAAACTTATTCAATGGTCACCGCGAACCGCTTTTGGTCCCAAATCTTTGGGGTTGCTTTTTCCAATAAACGTTGGTTACATTTCTTTATGTTATTTGTACCAGTAACTGGTTTATGGATGAGTGCTCTTGGAGTAGTTGGTCTGGCCCTGAACCTGCGCGCCTATGACTTCGTTTCTCAGGAAATTCGCGCGGCAGAAGATCCTGAATTTGAGACTTTCTACACAAAAAATATTCTCTTAAACGAAGGTATTCGTGCTTGGATGGCGGCTCAAGATCAGCCTCATGAAAACCTTATATTCCCTGAGGAGGTTCTACCCCGTGGAAACGCTCTTTAATGGAACTTTAGCTTTAGCTGGTCGTGACCAAGAAACCACCGGTTTCGCTTGGTGGGCCGGGAATGCCCGGCTTATCAATTTATCCGGTAAACTACTAGGGGCTCATGTAGCCCATGCCGGATTAATCGTATTCTGGGCCGGAGGAATGAACCTATTTGAAGTGGCTCATTTCGTACCAGAAAAGCCTATGTATGAACAAGGATTAATTTTACTTCCTCACCTAGCTACTCTAGGTTGGGGAGTAGGTCCTGGTGGGGAAGTTATAGACACTTTTCCATATTTTGTATCTGGAGTACTTCATTTAATTTCCTCTGCAGTATTGGGCTTTGGTGGTATTTATCATGCACTTCTAGGACCTGAGACGCTTGAAGAATCTTTTCCATTCTTCGGTTATGTATGGAAAGATAGAAATAAAATGACCACAATTTTAGGTATTCACTTAATCTTGTTAGGTATAGGAGCTTTTCTTCTAGTATTCAAGGCTCTTTATTTTGGTGGTGTCTATGATACCTGGGCTCCGGGAGGGGGAGATGTAAGAAAAATTACCAACTTGACCCTTAACCCAAGTATTATATTTGGTTATTTACTAAAATCCCCTTTTGGAGGGGAAGGGTGGATTGTTAGTGTAGACGATTTGGAAGATATAATCGGAGGACATGTATGGTTAGGTTCCATTTGTATATTTGGTGGAATCTGGCATATCTTAACCAAACCTTTCGCATGGGCTCGACGCGCACTTGTATGGTCTGGAGAGGCTTACTTATCTTATAGTTTAGCGGCTTTATCCGTCTTTGGTTTCATTGCTTGTTGTTTTGTCTGGTTCAATAATACCGCCTATCCTAGCGAGTTTTACGGACCCACTGGACCAGAAGCTTCTCAAGCTCAAGCATTTACTTTTCTAGTTAGAGACCAACGGCTGGGGGCTAACGTGGGCTCTGCTCAAGGACCTACCGGTTTAGGTAAATATTTGATGCGTTCTCCCACCGGAGAAGTCATTTTTGGAGGAGAAACTATGCGTTTTTGGGATTTACGTGCCCCTTGGTTAGAACCTCTAAGGGGTCCAAATGGGTTGGACTTGAGTAGGCTGAAAAAAGACATACAACCTTGGCAAGAACGGCGCTCTGCAGAATATATGACTCATGCCCCTTTAGGTTCTTTAAATTCCGTGGGTGGTGTAGCTACCGAGATCAATGCAGTCAATTATGTCTCTCCTAGAAGTTGGTTAGCTACTTCTCATTTTGTTCTAGGATTCTTCTTGTTCGTAGGTCATTTGTGGCACGCAGGAAGGGCTCGTGCAGCTGCAGCGGGGTTTGAAAAAGGAATTGATCGTGATTTTGAACCTGTTCTTTCCATGACCCCtcttaattgattaattaatagaTTTAGTGAGACAGGAGATCCAATACTTGAAGTATAAATGACTTTGATTCTATCATACATATTGGAATCAGGTCATCAGGTCATACTTTTAAAAAGTCATTTTTTTAACTCATTTATATCTAATCTTCTTTTCTGGCTTGGCTAGGCGGGATAGCCGAGCCACTACTCTTTCGTTATGACCCTGTCCCGGCAaaaccaataaaaaaatatattcaacgAGCAAAAAGGAGAGAGAGGGATTCGAACCCTCGATAGTTCTTTGTTTAAGACTATGCCGGTTTTCAAGACCGGAGCTATCAACCACTCAGCCATCTCTCCGAaagatgttttttattttattcctcTGAATAGAACATGGCTATATGAGTGGATATAACACTATTTATCTGTAGAACGATCTCGGGTGTGAATCCCCCGGTCAATCTATCTATCCTATATAGGAAGTATGATCCAGCATGCACATTTGTTTGTGAAAAAAATTTTCATTATCCCCCCTACTTCGTGTACGAATTAAAtggtatttattaatttattaataaaaagggGTAGTAATAAGTCATAgaaaataaatatgttataatcCCTCTATGATGTATTTTAGTACAATTTTTTTAGGGATTAAATGGTATAGTTCATTTGTTGATAGCTTGGAGGATTAAAAGCATGACTCTTGCTTTCCAATTGGCTGTTTTTGCATTAATTGCTACTTCATCAATCTTATTAATTGGCGTACCTGTTGTATTTGCTTCTCCTGATGGTTGGTCAAGTAacaaaaatgttttattttctgGTACATCATTATGGATTGGATTAGTCTTTCTGGTGGGTATCCTTAATTCTCTCATCTCTTAAACCTATTCGTTTCAGATCCAAAATAGAAATGACCCCCCCGAATTCTTCGGGGTTGTGAGAtacaataaaattcaatataagtccccaaaataaaatgaaaataaagaaaacaaaaaaattagaggGGGGGTCACACTTTTTGTTCTTGaatttgaatgaaaaaaaattaaattagtaaaTGAATTGAACTCACCCTGAAGAGAGTCTGTAGTCTGGCACTGCAAAAACAGGATACAGgtgtatatatgatatatatatatgtgtggacATGTTGTGTATAAAGAACGAAAAAATGCGGATATGGTCGAATGGTAAAATTTCTCTTTGCCAAGGAGAAGATGCGGGTTCGATTCCCGCTATCCGCCTAAGATTGAGTAATTTTTTCATATGataaaaagataaagaaaggTTTCACTATAGAGTTGGACATAATAGTGTAGTAATACTATCcagtccttcttttcttcccaCCCCAAAACAAAAAGGTGTTAATGAATTACTAGTTAACAGAGCCAAACCTAAAAAAGGGTTGACAAAAAAAGATATTGCGGAGACGGGATTTGAACCCGTGACCTCAAGGTTATGAGCCTTGCGAGCTACCAAACTGCTCTACCCCGCTCTGAAGAGAAGAATTGAAAACTAATAACTAATAGACAAACAAGAGTTGAATGCGCCCCCTACCCTATCTGTACAAATAGAATAGCCCATTTATACAGAAAGGTAAAGGGGCTTTATATGATCATCGATCATAGAAATGAACTGaggaaatattttattttaaccctTACCAACTGGATCTTGTCGCCCCTGGCAATAAACATGCGTGAACCATTTCACGAAGTATCTGTCCAGATAGTCCAAAGTCTCGATAGTTAGCTCTCGGCCTTCCGGTCGAAAAACAACGTCGATGAAGGCGTGTAGGTGCACTATTCCGCGGCGGAGATTGTAACTTTCCATAAATTTCCCATTTGTCGCTTAAGGACAGAACTTGCCTTATTTCTTTTTTTGAGGATCGACGAATCGAATGATATTTTTGTTCCAATTTTTGCCTCTTATTCTCCCTCTGAATCAAACCTTTTCTTGCCATAATGGTTCAGTTCCTATTAGTATCCATAATACAAGTCGAATCCTAGATGTAGAAATATAAGAAGGCGAACCCCTTCTCCAtcgaaaaaatagaaaaatgagATTATCGCAAATATAAGACATTAAAAAATTAACCAAATTTGCCCGATGTAGAGGCAATCAAGAAAGCCGCATAAGTGAATATATAACCTACGGAAAAGTGGGCTAATCCAACCAATCGTGCTTGCACAATGGAAAGGGCCACCGGTTTATCTCTCCAACGAATCAAATTGGCCAAAGGTGTGCGTTCATGAGCCCATGCTAAAGTTTCAATCAATTCTTGCCAATAGCCACGCCAGGAAATTAAGAACATAAATCCAGTAGCCCAAACGAGATGTCCAAATAAGAACATCCACGCCCAGACCGATAAACTATTCATACCAAAAGGGTTATATCCATTGATAAGTTGTGAAGAGTTTAACCATAAATAATCTCTTAACCAGCCCATCAAATAAGTGGAAGATTCGTTAAACTGCGAAACGTTACCCTGCCATAATGTGATATGCTTCCAATGCCAATAAAAAGTAACCCATCCGATAGTATTTAACATCCAAAAAACTGCCAAATAAAACGCGTCCCAAGCCGAAATATCACAAGTACCGCCCCGTCCCGGGCCATCGCACGGAAAACTATAACCGAAATCTTTTTTATCCGGCATTAATTTGGAACCGCGTGCATCTAAAGCACCCTTTACTAAGATCAATGTAGTTGTATGTAAACCCAGAGCAATAGCATGATGAACTAAAAAGTCTCCGGGGCCTATTGTTAAGAATAGTGAATTACTAGTCTCATTAACAGCATTTAACCAACCGGGCAACCATATGCTTCGACCCGCATTGAATGCCGGGCCATTTGTTGAAGATAAAAGTACATCAAAACCATATGAAGTTTTACCATGAGCGGATTGTATCCATTGAGCAAATATAGGTTCGATCAAGATTTGTTTCTCCGGAGTACCAAAGGCAAGCATAACATCATTATGAACATAAAGTCCCAAGGTATGGAACCCCAGAAAGAGGCTAGCCCAACTTAAATGAGATATGATAGCTTCTTTATGGTCTAACATTCTTGCTAATACATTATCCTCGTTCTGTTCCGGACTGTAATCTCTAATGAAAAATATAGCTCCATGAGCAAAAGCTCCTGTCATGATGAATCCTGCGATGTATTGGTGATGAGTATATAACGCAGCTTGAGTAGTAAAGTCTTGTGCTATGAATGCATAAGCGGGTAAAGAGTACATGTGTTGAGCTACCAAGGAAGTAATAACCCCTAAAGAGGCTAGAGCAAGGCCTAATTGAAAATGAAGGGAATTATTGATTGTGTCATAAAGACCCTTATGCCCACGTCCCAATCGCCCCCCCGGAGGAATATGTGCATCTAAAAGATCTTTCATACTGTGTCCAATACCGAAGTTAGTTCTATACATATGACCGGcaacaagaaaaataaatgCAATAGCTAAATGATGATGAGCCATATCAGTCAGCCATAAACTTTGCGTTTGTGGATGAAATCCCCCGAGAAGGGTTAGAATGGCAGTTCCTGCTCCTTGGGAGGTACCAAATAAATGACTACTTGAGTCGGGGTTTTGAGCATAAAGATTCCACTGGCCTGTAAAAAGCGGGCCTAACCCTTGGGGGTGTGGTAATACATCTAAGAAATTATTCCATCGAACGTACTCCCCTCTAGATGCAGGAATAGCCACGTGTACTAAATGCCCTGTCCAAGCCAAGGAACTTACGCCGAAGAGTCCTGACAAATGATGATTGAGACGAGATTCGGCATTTTTGAACCACGAAACACTCGGTTTCCATTTCGGTTGTAGGTGTAACCAACCTGCTATTAACGATATGGCAGAAAGAAATAATAGAAAAAGAGCTCCAGTATAAAGATCTTCATTAGTGCGTAAACCGATTGTATACCACCACTGATAAACACCAGAATAAGCGATATTCACTGGGCCGAGAGCACCCCCTCGAGTAAAAGCTTCTACAGCCGGTTGACCAAAATGAGGATCCCAAATTGCATGAGCAATAGGTCTTACATGTAAAGGGTCCTGTACCCATGACTCAAAATTTCCTTGCCAAGCTACATGAAACAGATTTCCGGAAGTCCACAGAAAAATTATTGCTAATTGCCCGAAGTGAGAAGCAAAAATATTCTGATAAAGACGTTCCTCAGTAATATCATCATGACTCTCGAAGTCATGTGCGGTAGCAATACCAAACCAAATACGACGAGTAGTGGGGTCCTGAGCTAAGCCTTGGCTAAACCTTGGAAATCTTAATGCCATAATGCCTTTCAAATCCTCCTAGCCATTATCCTACTGCAATAATTCTTGCTAAGAAGAACGCCCATGTTGTGGCAATTCCACCCAGAAGGTAATGGGTTACTCCTACAGCACGTCCTTGTACAATGCTTAAGGCTCTCGGCTGAGTAGCAGGAgcaacttttaatttattatgagCCCAAACGATGGATTCAATAAGTTCTTGCCAATAACCACGTCCACTGAATAGAAACATTAAACTAAAGGCCCATACAAAATGGGCACCTAGGAAGAAAAGCCCATATGCCGATAATGAAGAACCATAAGATTGAATTACTTGGGATGCCTGTGCCCATAAGAAATCGCGGAGCCACCCATTAATAGTAATGGAACTCTGCGCAAAGTTTCCTCCCGTGATATGAGTTACTACCCCTTGATCACTTATACTGCCCCAAACATCTGACTGCATTTTCCAACTGAAATGGAATATAACCACCGAAATTGCATTATACATCCAGAATAGCCCTAAGAAGACATGATCCCAAGCCGAGACTTGA
Protein-coding regions in this window:
- the LOC135150713 gene encoding photosystem II CP43 reaction center protein, which produces MTIALGKFTKDEKDLFDIMDDWLRRDRFVFVGWSGLLLFPCAYFAVGGWFTGTTFVTSWYTHGLASSYLEGCNFLTAAVSTPANSLAHSLLLLWGPEAQGDFTRWCQLGGLWTFVALHGAFGLIGFMLRQFELARSVQLRPYNAIAFSGPIAVFVSVFLIYPLGQSGWFFAPSFGVAAIFRFILFFQGFHNWTLNPFHMMGVAGVLGAALLCAIHGATVENTLFEDGDGANTFRAFNPTQAEETYSMVTANRFWSQIFGVAFSNKRWLHFFMLFVPVTGLWMSALGVVGLALNLRAYDFVSQEIRAAEDPEFETFYTKNILLNEGIRAWMAAQDQPHENLIFPEEVLPQTTGFAWWAGNARLINLSGKLLGAHVAHAGLIVFWAGGMNLFEVAHFVPEKPMYEQGLILLPHLATLGWGVGPGGEVIDTFPYFVSGVLHLISSAVLGFGGIYHALLGPETLEESFPFFGYVWKDRNKMTTILGIHLILLGIGAFLLVFKALYFGGVYDTWAPGGGDVRKITNLTLNPSIIFGYLLKSPFGGEGWIVSVDDLEDIIGGHVWLGSICIFGGIWHILTKPFAWARRALVWSGEAYLSYSLAALSVFGFIACCFVWFNNTAYPSEFYGPTGPEASQAQAFTFLVRDQRLGANVGSAQGPTGLGKYLMRSPTGEVIFGGETMRFWDLRAPWLEPLRGPNGLDLSRLKKDIQPWQERRSAEYMTHAPLGSLNSVGGVATEINAVNYVSPRSWLATSHFVLGFFLFVGHLWHAGRARAAAAGFEKGIDRDFEPVLSMTPLN
- the LOC135150680 gene encoding photosystem I P700 chlorophyll a apoprotein A2, translating into MALRFPRFSQGLAQDPTTRRIWFGIATAHDFESHDDITEERLYQNIFASHFGQLAIIFLWTSGNLFHVAWQGNFESWVQDPLHVRPIAHAIWDPHFGQPAVEAFTRGGALGPVNIAYSGVYQWWYTIGLRTNEDLYTGALFLLFLSAISLIAGWLHLQPKWKPSVSWFKNAESRLNHHLSGLFGVSSLAWTGHLVHVAIPASRGEYVRWNNFLDVLPHPQGLGPLFTGQWNLYAQNPDSSSHLFGTSQGAGTAILTLLGGFHPQTQSLWLTDMAHHHLAIAFIFLVAGHMYRTNFGIGHSMKDLLDAHIPPGGRLGRGHKGLYDTINNSLHFQLGLALASLGVITSLVAQHMYSLPAYAFIAQDFTTQAALYTHHQYIAGFIMTGAFAHGAIFFIRDYSPEQNEDNVLARMLDHKEAIISHLSWASLFLGFHTLGLYVHNDVMLAFGTPEKQILIEPIFAQWIQSAHGKTSYGFDVLLSSTNGPAFNAGRSIWLPGWLNAVNETSNSLFLTIGPGDFLVHHAIALGLHTTTLILVKGALDARGSKLMPDKKDFGYSFPCDGPGRGGTCDISAWDAFYLAVFWMLNTIGWVTFYWHWKHITLWQGNVSQFNESSTYLMGWLRDYLWLNSSQLINGYNPFGMNSLSVWAWMFLFGHLVWATGFMFLISWRGYWQELIETLAWAHERTPLANLIRWRDKPVALSIVQARLVGLAHFSVGYIFTYAAFLIASTSGKFG